One window of the Eucalyptus grandis isolate ANBG69807.140 chromosome 8, ASM1654582v1, whole genome shotgun sequence genome contains the following:
- the LOC104456255 gene encoding inositol transporter 1 produces MTMGSMPGSSGYLNLYPERKMSYFSNLYVLGLTVTAGIGGLLFGYDTGVISGALLYIKDDFEAVNESSFLQETIVSMALVGAIIGAASGGWINDSYGRKKATLSADIVFAVGAVVMAAAPDPYVLIIGRLLVGLGVGVASVTAPVYIAEASPSEIRGGLVSTNVLMITGGQFLSYLINLAFTEVPGTWRWMLGVSGVPAVIQFSIMLFLPESPRWLFMKDDKTTAVAVLSKIYAPDRLEDEIDSLSAALEEERRRKSNVRYQDVFKSKEIRIAFLAGAGLQAFQQFTGINTVMYYSPTIVQMAGFSSNQLALLLSLIVAAVNAAGTIVGIYLIDHVGRKKLALASLSGVLASLAILSGAFFAESSDSTNGVYGWLAILGLALYIACFSPGMGPVPWTVNSEIYPEAYRGICGGMSATINWISNLIVAQTFLSVADAVGTGVTFLILACVAVLAIVFVVVFVPETKGLTFEEVEKIWKEKAWGSSKGKESTGLLEDEA; encoded by the exons ATGACGATGGGGTCTATGCCGGGTAGCTCTGGGTACTTGAACTTGTATCCAGAGCGGAAAATGTCGTACTTCAGCAATCTGTACGTGCTGGGATTGACTGTGACTGCCGGGATAGGCGGACTACTCTTTGGTTACGACACAG GTGTCATATCTGGGGCGCTCCTGTATATTAAAGATGATTTTGAGGCTGTCAATGAGAGTAGCTTTCTACAG GAAACTATAGTCAGCATGGCCTTGGTTGGTGCAATAATTGGAGCTGCTTCAGGGGGTTGGATTAATGATTCTTATGGACGTAAAAAAGCTACCCTTTCAGCTGACATCGTTTTTGCAGTTGGAGCAGTAGTAATGGCCGCTGCTCCTGATCCTTATGTCCTCATTATTGGTCGGCTTCTCGTTGGCCTTGGTGTTGGTGTTGCATCTGTTACTGCTCCTGTATATATTGCGGAAGCTTCACCATCGGAAATTAGGGGAGGCCTTGTTAGCACTAATGTTCTTATGATAACTGGTGGACAGTTTCTCTCATACCTTATAAATCTTGCGTTCACAGAG GTCCCAGGAACATGGCGTTGGATGCTGGGAGTGTCTGGTGTGCCAGCAGTCATTCAATTCTCCATAATGCTTTTTCTACCGGAGTCACCTCGATGGCTTTTTATGAAG GATGATAAAACTACAGCTGTCGCTGTGCTTTCTAAGATTTATGCTCCTGATCGGTTAGAGGATGAGATTGATAGTCTTTCTGCGGCTTTAGAGGAAGAACGCCGGAGAAAGAGTAATGTCAGATACCAAGATGTTTTTAAGTCAAAGGAGATTAGAATTGCTTTTTTGGCTGGTGCTGGGCTTCAG GCATTTCAGCAGTTCACTGGTATCAATACAGTGATGTACTACAGCCCAACTATAGTCCAGATGGCTGGCTTCTCTTCCAACCAGCTAGCACTTCTTTTATCCCTGATCGTTGCTGCCGTGAATGCTGCGGGGACCATTGTTGGAATTTACTTAATCGACCATGTGGGTCGGAAAAAACTAGCCCTTGCGAGTTTGTCTGGTGTATTAGCATCCTTGGCAATTCTTTCCGGTGCATTCTTTGCAGAATCCTCTGATTCCACAAATGGCGTATATGGGTGGCTTGCAATCCTTGGTTTGGCCCTCTACATCGCTTGCTTCTCACCCGGGATGGGACCTGTACCATGGACAGTGAACTCAGAGATATACCCCGAGGCATATCGTGGAATATGTGGCGGCATGTCGGCCACCATCAATTGGATTTCGAACTTGATTGTGGCACAGACATTTCTTAGTGTCGCTGATGCTGTGGGGACAGGTGTGACGTTCTTGATTCTTGCGTGTGTAGCCGTGTTGGCCATCGTGTTTGTGGTCGTCTTTGTGCCAGAGACAAAGGGGTTGACTTTTGAAGAGGTGGAGAAGATTTGGAAAGAGAAAGCTTGGGGAAGTAGCAAAGGCAAAGAGAGTACAGGCCTTCTGGAAGATGAAGCCTGA